Proteins encoded within one genomic window of Streptomyces kaniharaensis:
- a CDS encoding LysR family transcriptional regulator — protein sequence MDLDLAQVRAFVAAAEELHFGRAAGRLGVSQQALSKRLARLEAALGVRLLDRDARGVGLTEPGRRFLDPARRVLDQGDRAVAAVTCTGRPLRIDVWGHLYAPMRTVAQALDGAPGLEVEPVPGRDLPSVAAALLRGESDAGFGRVHPLPDGRDAGLTHRLVRLEPVDALLSTDHPLADRDVLSPADLRGSVLRYPAAVDRLDFLTRFATRFGIEERIGSTNLGLEHFVDRIRTDPSCFSLVPADCPLPDVPAAPGRPGIRTVPLADPTPLYAWSLLWRSGPEDADPHPQLGPLLRAFAEEARRSRWLEYDPARDWLPGPDEAALNP from the coding sequence ATGGATCTTGATCTCGCCCAGGTGCGGGCGTTCGTGGCCGCCGCCGAGGAGCTGCACTTCGGACGGGCGGCGGGCCGCCTCGGGGTCAGCCAGCAGGCGCTGTCGAAGCGGCTGGCCCGGCTGGAGGCCGCTCTCGGCGTGCGGCTCCTGGACCGGGACGCCCGGGGGGTGGGGCTGACCGAGCCGGGGCGGCGGTTCCTGGATCCCGCGCGGCGAGTGCTGGACCAGGGGGACCGGGCGGTGGCGGCCGTGACCTGCACCGGCCGCCCGCTGCGGATCGACGTGTGGGGCCACCTGTACGCGCCGATGCGGACGGTCGCGCAGGCGCTGGACGGCGCACCGGGGCTGGAGGTGGAGCCGGTGCCGGGGCGGGATCTGCCGTCGGTCGCGGCGGCGCTGCTGCGCGGCGAGTCGGACGCCGGGTTCGGCCGGGTGCACCCGCTGCCGGACGGGCGCGACGCGGGGCTGACCCACCGGCTGGTCCGGCTGGAGCCGGTGGACGCGCTGCTCAGCACCGACCACCCGCTGGCCGACCGGGACGTGCTGAGCCCGGCCGACCTGCGCGGCAGTGTGCTGCGGTATCCGGCCGCGGTGGACCGGCTGGACTTCCTGACCCGGTTCGCCACCCGGTTCGGCATCGAGGAGCGGATCGGCTCGACCAATCTGGGGCTGGAGCACTTCGTGGACCGGATCCGGACGGATCCGTCCTGCTTCTCCCTCGTTCCCGCCGACTGCCCGCTGCCGGACGTCCCCGCCGCGCCGGGGCGCCCGGGCATCCGGACGGTGCCGCTGGCCGATCCGACCCCGCTCTACGCCTGGTCGCTGCTCTGGCGCAGCGGCCCCGAGGACGCCGATCCGCACCCCCAACTTGGGCCGCTGCTACGGGCGTTCGCCGAGGAGGCGCGGCGCAGCCGGTGGCTGGAGTACGACCCGGCGCGCGACTGGCTGCCGGGCCCCGACGAGGCCGCGCTCAACCCGTAA
- a CDS encoding serine hydrolase domain-containing protein codes for MSGATGLSKERLDRMHTVLAGHAERGGVPGLVAAVDRDGDEHVEVLGGLAAAGGEPMRRDTLFRIASMSKPVTAVAALTLVEECVLRLDDPVDDLLPELAGRRVLRRPDGELDDTEPAARPITLRDLLTFRLGYGLVMLPPSAPIARAMADRGIDVRPPRADHPAPDEYLRRLGELPLLHQPGAGWLYHTGSAVLGVLLARACGKPLGEVLRERVLEPLGMRDTGFTVPADGLHRLPVEYLRDPGSGRLVPYDDPADSAWARPAAFDDGGADLVSTVDDYLAFARMLLGGGSHGGVRILSRPAVELMTTNQLTPAQLAGSAPLLGREDLTGWGFGVSVTTTRTGLAAPGRYGWDGGLGTTWFNDPAERLTGVLLTQRMFESPAPPPVARDFEVLAYQAVA; via the coding sequence CGACCGGGACGGCGACGAGCACGTCGAGGTGCTGGGCGGCCTCGCGGCCGCCGGTGGTGAGCCGATGCGGCGGGACACGCTCTTCCGCATCGCGTCCATGAGCAAGCCGGTCACCGCCGTGGCCGCACTGACCCTCGTCGAGGAGTGCGTCCTGCGGCTCGACGACCCGGTCGACGACCTGCTGCCCGAGCTGGCCGGCCGGCGGGTGCTGCGCCGGCCGGACGGCGAACTCGACGACACCGAGCCCGCCGCCCGGCCGATCACCCTGCGTGACCTGCTCACCTTCCGGCTCGGGTACGGCCTCGTGATGCTCCCGCCGTCCGCCCCGATCGCCCGGGCGATGGCCGACCGCGGCATCGACGTCCGACCGCCCCGGGCCGACCACCCCGCACCGGACGAGTACCTGCGCCGGCTCGGCGAGCTGCCGCTGCTGCACCAACCAGGGGCGGGCTGGCTCTACCACACGGGCTCGGCCGTCCTCGGCGTCCTGCTCGCCCGCGCCTGCGGCAAGCCGCTCGGCGAGGTGCTGCGCGAGCGCGTCCTCGAACCCCTCGGCATGCGGGACACCGGCTTCACCGTCCCCGCCGACGGGTTGCACCGGCTCCCCGTCGAGTATCTGCGCGACCCGGGCAGCGGGCGGCTCGTCCCGTACGACGACCCGGCCGACAGCGCCTGGGCCCGGCCAGCCGCCTTCGACGACGGCGGCGCCGACCTGGTGTCGACGGTGGACGACTACCTCGCCTTCGCCCGGATGCTGCTCGGCGGCGGCAGCCACGGCGGCGTCCGGATCCTCTCCCGGCCCGCCGTCGAGCTGATGACCACCAACCAGCTCACCCCTGCCCAACTGGCCGGCTCCGCCCCGCTGCTGGGCCGTGAGGATCTCACCGGCTGGGGTTTCGGCGTCTCCGTCACCACCACCCGCACCGGCCTCGCCGCCCCCGGCCGCTACGGCTGGGACGGCGGCCTCGGCACCACCTGGTTCAACGACCCGGCCGAACGGCTGACCGGCGTCCTGCTCACCCAGCGGATGTTCGAGAGCCCCGCCCCGCCGCCGGTGGCACGGGACTTCGAGGTGCTGGCGTACCAGGCGGTGGCGTGA